TGTATTTGGCATTTCTTTTAAGCCTTCAGTCTCTAAATAACATGTCATAGAAGCCCCTTCAGGCCCCTTTATGAAATCATCAAATAATATTTGGAGCTTATACCCACCTTTGTAATTACAATTCAAATTATAGCATCATCAATTTTATCCTACTGAATCACTCTTGGAAGTATAGGACTTGAACATAGCAAGTCTTAGGCAAGTTGATTGTAGTTGATAAAACCTCGAGTCAGATATCCATGTCAAAGCTTTTCTCTTCCATCCAATTCTTTTCCCTTCTATTTTCAATTAATGGCGACAGAAAAGAAATTTTCCAGCCACCATGCTCTTGCTAGGAACTCACAGCCCTGGCAAGTGGCAACATGAACCGGAGAGAGTAATTCGTGTCCGAGATCAAGTTAATTCCCTTTTAAAAGTATCCGTACAAAGAAATCGGAACAAACGCAAACAAAGGCAAAGGGATCATAGAAAAGGGAAAAACGATCTAAAAAGGCGAGCTCACATTGCTGCTACGGAGGCAAGGAATTTGAGGAAGGTGGTGCCGAAGCCCAGGCCGCCGCCAAGCTTGAAGGCATGGTTGGCGAGCTTCTTCGCGGCGATCCCAAGCTCCTTGAGATCCGACTCGATCAAATCGTCGGCCAGCCGATCCGCATTCCGCATGTTCGCCAAGCTCCAAAATTTCCCAATTAGACGAAGAATAATTatcgaagaagatgaagaactactcccttttttttttcggggTTTGTCTCCAGATTTCACAGCTCAAGCTATAGAGTGCGAGAGAGGAGAGAGTGGATAAAGACGAGCGGGGCGCAATAGGTCGGTTGGCCTATGGACACCTGTAGAGCCGTACGGACTGCACCTGGCGCTGTCGGCACGCCTTTGAGAGTAGTGCTACGCCGTGCCATTCCCCCGGCCAGGATACCTGATGTGCCACGAGGGGATTGGTTCTAGTGATGGTGTTGGCTCTTCTTCGGGCCTCCTGGTGTCGCCGCGTGGAAGGGCAATGCAGCGAGGAGTCATTTGGTGCTGTAACATTTTTTTTCCCGGTGTCCCTCCTTCGGTTCCGTCACTTGGCCGGAACGATGCAACGGTGTCCTTGCTGGTACACGTGGCTTTATCCGAGTCCTGGGGTTCGAAATTTCCAAATCGAGGGAAAGCGTCGTTTGACCGTTCGATTTGCACCGGCGGTTTTTTTGGATAATGACGTGTCCCTAGTTTTGCTTACTGTCGGGTTTGCTTGCCGCGTGTCTTATATGCTTTTCCTTCTTTGTTGGATGCTATCTGGTCAGcaactatttttcttttgcaggTTCGCTGGAACAAGCTATGTTAAGAGTTTGAAAAAGATGGGAGGCCTTGCTTTGTTCCTCTGAATATGCTTTTGAGATGTTCAGAAACATTGGTTATGATTTCCTTGGATAATTTTGCTAGACCTTTTTGTATACTTCTTTCTCCTACAATTTGTTGAGAAAATGGATGGCTTGTTATGATATGAATTTCAGTCTTGTTTTGTTCCATCTTGATATGGACTTTGGTTAAGATTTTAAGggtgataataaaaaaaatacgagAGACTATTCATAGTTTACACATATAatacaatttaaaattttatatttctcaAACATAAATTGCACATGTTGTTTGCTAGTGGTTTGATAACCATTATTTGGAAATATGAATTGAGTCTCATTATGATTAATGAACTATAAAAGTAACATGCTAGGAAACTTCATTTTAATGTACATATAgtgtttggaaaataattttgtggCCACTATATTACAAAAGCAATATCTAAACTTTATTATAACCAgtaggtaaaaaaaaaattgcaatcaaattttatttttcatatttcatCTGCAATTATTGAACATATATATCCTAGAAATGTACTAATATAATTTGATAAATCTTATTAGCTAAATTATAATCAACTATaattttaatcatattttatttgaCTAGTTATAATGCATACGCACATGACTGCTAAAAGTATTGAATTCCAGGTAGTTTGATATTTTTAATCTAACATTAAAGTAAactaattattaattttgttttataaaaccaAAAGAACCATTTTTAGTGATCTATTCCATCTTAGATGCAAAGGTGCATAATAGAGTGATATGATTATCATGAGTTGTCCTGTAATAATTAATAAAACCAATTGTTAGAAGAGCGAAACATGGCCCATTGCTCATGCAATTTGGGATCCTTGTTTTGGTCAATAAACCTTTGCTCAAGGAGGTGCAATCAGCCTAgtgaatattatttattttgatatttatcAATATTGTTATGCTTGTGAAAGCAGAGGACATCAATAATTATCGAAGATTCAGTTAAATGAGATTCAATAATTGAAAATTCACCTCTTTCATGATTTGTTTGAGTTGAAGTCACAAGCTGGCACTCAGGATCTGGGAGGGCCTTTCTTTTAAGCCTCtttgttcttttatatgatcTAATGCCTTGGAAAAATTTAGGAATCCATACCATGTAGCTTGTCCCTTGGGAGGGCCTGGACCTGGATTTTAAGACCGAGGGATGGGCCGGGCCTGAAAAATGAGCCCGTCTTATAAACGGGTCGCATTCGTATGTAGATGTTGAACTCGATGAGGCTGGTTCGCCGCCTGGCCCGTCTCTCATTCCGAGTCCGCTCTTCCCCTCTCCTCCTGCAGTCCTGCTCCTGCCTCTTCGAGAAGAtcgtcctcctcttctttcttctccgatCGTCGCCGGCAGCGACCcctctcatcctcttcttcttccatcgCAGCTGCGGCATCCGCTACAATCATCTTCTCTTTATTCCATTCGACGCCTCTCCCTTCTCCATCCCCAACTTCAAAAGATCCGTCGCCGCCGTCAACTGGTGCACTGCCACGCCAGCCCTCGGCGGCGGGCAACCGGCGGGTCACATCGTCGACCACGACATCGCTGAGGGCGTCCACTGGGCGTCGCTGATCCAGGCGCTCGTCTTCTGCAAGGAGGGTCCCCCGGCGCCGCACCTGCAGATCACCGCCGTCACCGCGGGGCGGAGGCTGGGGGCATTCGGGGAATCTTTCGGTCGGAAATCGGGGATTAGGGCACAAATCAggtcttttctcctcttcttcctcttcctccgcgCTGCCAGCGGCTAGCCGGCGGTGGACGTCCGGTGAATGTTGGACGCACAACACCGGTAAGCCTTTCAGTCTCTCTCaacctctccctctttctccccATTTCTCTTCCTCCATAGTCCAGGCTACTAGCAGCTGGCGATGGACGGCCGTCGGACGGGTGATTCTCATCCTCGAACTTTTCTCTTCTCcacccttcttcttcatcctgtCTGTTATGATACCAGTCAACGGCAACAGTCGTCTCATCCGCCCTCCGAAAATCTCCCCTTGAACACGCCGCCCCCATCCTTccgtttctctctctccccttccccATGAACTTCCCATCTTCCTTCCCCTGCTCCCCTTCACTCTATTCACTTTCTCTGACTTTGCCTAGCAATAGCTGGAGCTTGGAGCCAGCTATTTTTTctctagttttcttttttttttcagcgtTAGATAGTGAAGTAACTAAGATTATAAAGTACAATTCTGTGTTCCTCTTCTGAAGAAATTTCTAATTATAGATCATTAAATTACATATGttatttgatttcttttatctttGATTAATGATTTCTTTTTTGAGATTGTTCTTGAATTCATATTGTAATGTTTTTAAAGTTTTTTCATCACTGTATTTTTCATGTTAGTAACTTTTGTTCTGAAAGTGCCTAATGATGGATAGCAGAAGGGAACAATATAGGACAGGGAATGACTCATCATTCAGAAAGCTATCTGATTTGGGAGACTAGACCACAATATAGTTAATTAATTGGAAGCTGGATGGGATTGACTTTGTATTCTGGATGTTATGCATGTTTAATAGAACTGTTCTGTAATATACTAGTATTTTTTGGTATTTTCTAAAACATTTGCAAGtatttttttgcattttctttGGTTTTAAATGAAGTTTCAGGAAGCCTGAGGCTCGGCCCAAAGCTCGAAGCCCGAGTAAGTACTGGGCTCGAGCCTGGGAAGTAGGCCTGAAGGTCGGGCAGGGTCCGGGCTGACCATATTTGGTTATACCTTGGACGGAGCCCGGATCTAACCTGACTTATGAACAGGTCTACAACTACAAGTACCGAGTTCATAACAGAGATCCCATAGCAAAAATTTCAGGCGTGGCTACTGATTTGCAGTTGAATCTTTTCAAAATATGCTGTTTTTGTCTGATTGTATGGTTAAATTTCCCTATTTCATTATCATGCCAATCCATGtttttcctttaaaaattaCATCATTAAATTTTTTCCTTTCAGCTTTTAATATATTCTTTGTGTCATATGAATTCCAACAtggatttgttttcttttcccatgtatcacacttttctcttttctccgaTAATCTTATGTGAGTTCTTATTGATCTATGCTTAACAAAAAAATCTAGCTGCTGAACTCTTTCTACTCTTGTATGGTATTTAGATTAATTCTATTTACTGATTCTCTACACTTGTTGCTAAGTAATTTACatttaagtttttttaattTGTAACCAATCATTTCACTTTGAAATAATTAATCTGTtccttagttctttattttgaaTTCTTTGGGAATTATGGTACAGATAGATGAAACATGATGAGCTTGATAAATCTTGGGATTATATTTCCATTTCCACCTCATATGTCCTCGGAGAAGGTGCAACATAGACGATTTCATTGTGTCGGGTTCTCAAAGGTTGGTCAAGTTTATCATAGTGAGGCTAAAGAAGCTGCCAGAATAAGTCATCATGCAAGGAGGAGGTCAGCTACTTTCACCTTTTTGATTTCTTACTATATTACTCACTCTTCATTTTATTTGTCCCAGGGCCAAATGCTTTGGGATTGGACACTATCATATAAGTTTCTTGTGCGTTTCAACTGATTTTTTGGgattttttcttcatctttgtCATGTTTttgatcaaaagaaaagaagttcTGTTGACTTCTTGAATTCCTCAATGTCATTTGTTCCTATCAGGGTTAAAATATTGGTGTGAGCAATCTATCAAGTCCTTTATTATCATGTTGTCCTTAGATTTGTTCATCATCTCTTTTACTATTTTTCTCACATATTCAACCCCCTATTTCCAATTGTATTAGGAATTCTCTTAGTAATTGTAGCACATGATCATCCAAGCACAATGTTcatcaattatctttcttcttaaaATACAATTTATTAAATTTCTGACAATGGCGATTAAAGAACACTTTGAACTCATTTCCACGTTGTTAATCCTACTTTGATTGATTTAGCAACTCCATTCTTACTTTATATACGTACTTAAGATTTTTGTACTACATTTTCCCCttcaaaaaatagatataagaGCAAGGTTTAATGAAATGTGTTCAACCAAATCAGCTAGTAAATTTGAAAAGGTGTCCAACCAAGTCCAAAGTGATTAATCATTACAAAGCTTATGAAATTGTTAAATGGCCAGTTAAGTTATGGGCAATattgtcttttcttttaattatttttattacccCCTCTTGATTAAACAAATTAGAGGCCTAGTATTGAATTGTAGTATTTTCTAAATTTCTACGAAAACATCCTATCAGGTTGTCAAATTATGAATGGAACAATACTACTACTACTTCAACTACCCAGTTTTAATATTTCTAGGTTGCTGGCATATTTGGGCACTTGttgatatctttaaaatattgtCTCTTATTTACCATGACCAAAAGTGTCAGCATGTAGTCCTTTCACAACACTCTAGCAATTGGCTATTTCTGATATTGAAAGATATTAACCTAGAATTTCTGGATTTAAAGCCTAATTTTCCCCTTTGAGTAATATGTGCAATATAtatagttttttaaaaaattgcatGATTGACTCGTCAACCTTGTCTGCTAGTTAATGCAGTTTGATATAAGTaactatttatttatattgttagTTTATCCCAATGTTGAACTGGTCATTTTGTGTTAGTGGGACACTTCCTATGCTAGATAAAACGAGGAGATGACATGCATGGAATTGTTAGGGCTTTGCTTGTACAATATGTATATCTCCAGCAATGTATGTGTCATTGCTTGGGATATTATTGGACCATCATAGTTTATCTTCAAGTCATTATGGAGCATGCTCATGATATATAACTCTAATGTATATAGATCATAATTTAATAGTTTTAAGTCCTAATCCGTTATTCCTAGCAGCTTGTTGATTTGGTAATAGGATTTGAGAAAAAATTATTATGGGAGTTTTTCTGAATCATAAAATATTAGCTTGCACCTAGGTTTTCAATCTCAACACTAGAACCGGTATGGGTACAATTTAGGTTGATACAGTACACCCCCATACCAATACATGGTACATTGTTGGAGGCGAGATAGTGGGTGTATCATATATCAGTACAGTATCTTATCGAGCCCCCGTACAAAATTAGTACCTAATGAGGTCAGTATGGTATGCGAATTATTGGGCGGCATGGGTTAATGCTTGAAAACCTTGGCTCGGACAATTCAAATAATTAATATTCAAGGATGACCCTACATACGAAACTTGTTGCTCCAATGGTGGTGGAACATGAACAGGACCCACATTAACTGCACCATTCGAAGGTCAAGAGACATGGTGACCAAGGGAAGGACTCTTACTGTGCTCTTGGTTCACACCTCTCTCATTAAACGAGGAGATGGTTTCTGACATAAGAGATCTGAACTTGAAAGCAGTGGAAAGTGTGGCTTTGGCTCTAAGTTGGAGTAAATGGCTCAACTAGAAGCCCAATAACCAAGTGGTATGTGCCTACTTCCTTTGTCATTAGGATATCAACAAATAGGGAGGCCTATCTGAAATAGACTATGAAAGCCTTTCTGATTTACATGCTCACCAATTGGAGCACctgtaattaaaaaataaaatccttGAGGGCAAGAAGGTTCACTTAAGAGAAGCATTGGTTCCTCAATCATGCATGGTTGGCAGATTGGGAGTCAAGAAGATGCCTCCAGTTGTTGGAGTTGGTTTGGGTGGCGGCTTATGCCCAACAGCTGGCCCCCTCCCACTCTGGGCTGCTGGCATAGTGGTATAGGAGCATTAGCAACCACTTTGGGAAGGGCCAGCTGACCTTTGTGGCATAGATTTCAATTGCTTTTTAATAAGTTGACATCGAGATTGGCTATCTTGGTAAGTTGTGCACATTCATGTGTTGCCTCATTGTTAACTACTGGTATTTGTGATTGAATGGGTGCACAAGCTGTTAAGGAATTCCCTTCGTGGCATTCTGCTGAGAAGAGGGGTTTCATTTACTGTCTTCGGACTTTGTATGCTTAAGCAGTTAGGCAGGAGGCCCAGGCATACCCAGGATATGGTAAATCAGTGGACTTCTTCTCCATTGTTGGGGCATTGGAGGACAAAGCTATGGTAGATGTGAGGCAGCAGTGGGAGATGTAAAGCATGCCCTTTTTGATTCTGATCTACCAAGTGCAATAGGGCTCTCTACAAGCAATCAAGTTTTTCCCTATAGAAGTTGGGTACTTTGCTGGACTTTATCCTAGAAGCCTCCCAAAGATATGCCTCAGATGAGCTTGAAGAGCTTCAAATcattgagagagtgtgtgtatTGTGGTTGTTGTGGAAGTCTTAGAATGAAGCGATATTTGTTATTTGTCAAACTAGCTAGGTATTGTAGTTCCTAAATTCTGATTCTTTTTTTCATCATGACTTTGATTTTCCAGTATCTGCTAAATAATATTGATCCAATATATGAGAAATTACTTTAGAATCAGGATGAATGTCTACTTTAGCAATATGCTACTTGCCTATTTTATTGCCTCATTGAAGGTCAATAATCTCTGTGGTACCAAATAGGTGTGACTGCTTGGACCTCCACAAACAACAGATTCCTTATATGGAGGGATGGTCTTGGCAAAAATTCTTGGTAAGGAGGAGGCACATTTTGATAGAAAGGGATGAAGATCACTCTGACACGTTGATTATTCTTCAACATCCTCCTGTTTATACATTGGGTACTAGCAGTTCGGAGAAATACCTGAATTTTGATATACAAAATTCTCCCTATGATATTTACCGGACTGAACGGGGTGGAGAAGTCACCTATCATGGCCCTGGACAggtatttcttctattttaatatGCTCATAATAGTTTGTTGTGGGTTTAATTTCTGCAGTCTATAAAATTACTGTTTGTGGACAAATGTTTCATttgaactttctttttttttctgtctGTAAATTTCAGCTGTTTTGGTTCTTGATGTTGGTTTACTTTCTCTGCTTCAGGCTTTAAACTGACTATAAACGAGAGTAAATGGACTCATTAGCCATGTTTAATTCTACATTTTATCTTTATAGTGCATTAACAATAAATAGATGCCCAGTTCCTCTATTAGTGATACCAAATATAATTCATCAACTTATGGCCGCGAGTTTTGTGAGATCTGGGATCATTTGTTGTTTCAACTAAACCATAAACTTGTAGTCTAGGTCACCTATTTCATATATTTCTTCGCGAAGCATTTTAGTAAAATAAGCTTTCCTTTTGGgaagttaaaaataaaaagcctGTGGATCACTTACCTATGCCATTATAAGAGGATGtttctatctatttgagttttcCATTATTTGCCTTCCTTGCAAGATAAATAGTTGAAAACTATCTTGTTATTCTGATCGTGGAAAAGTGGACATAGCTTGCCAGAGATATACGTTTGTATATACACGCAGAAAGATCTTGAAGTTAATTAGAAATGATTTTGGAATTGTGTCATGACTGCTTGCTGATATTATCTTCTTCATTGTATTTTTGGAGTTCCCTTCTTACAGTTTGTCTGCTGTCTTTCTTTTTAGCTTGTTATGTACCCTATTCTCAATTTGCGGTATCACAAAATGGATCTGCATTGGTACCTTAGGTCACTTGAAGAAGTGATAATCCGGGTCCTTTTATCTACTTTCTCTGTCAAGGCATCCAGACTTGAGGGTTTCACTGGAGTTTGGGTTGGTATGTCCCTGCTTTCTTATACTGATTAGCTTCTTCCTTGTGGCATAAATGGGTCCTTGAATGTGCCCAtctttgcatgcatgcatgccatCCCTAGGATAGGTGGAGCTGTTCAGGTACAAGTACACACTCATGCTAACTgataagagaaaagaaaaagggaaatttGTTAAGAGTTACATATATTTATAGCTCGCTGCATCAGAATAAGATAATGAATCACCATAATATTGCTATCCTAGACTTTATTATTTGCTATCCTAGACATTTTCCCCTCTAGACCAACTGCGAATATAATAATGCCAAGCACAATGTAGTAATTCTGTAAATTGCTGCTAACAGTTTTCTAGATTTACCTTATTTGTTCGGCTCTGGATTTTCTAGGAAATCACAAGGTTGCTGCAATTGGAATTCGGGTTTCTAAGTGGGTAACATATCATGGTTTGGCATTGAATGTTACGGCAGATTTAGCTCCCTTTCGGCACATTGTTCCCTGTGGCATACGGGACCGTGAGGTTGGTAATC
The sequence above is drawn from the Phoenix dactylifera cultivar Barhee BC4 unplaced genomic scaffold, palm_55x_up_171113_PBpolish2nd_filt_p 000007F, whole genome shotgun sequence genome and encodes:
- the LOC103721176 gene encoding octanoyltransferase LIP2p, chloroplastic-like, with protein sequence MMSLINLGIIFPFPPHMSSEKVQHRRFHCVGFSKVGQVYHSEAKEAARISHHARRRCDCLDLHKQQIPYMEGWSWQKFLVRRRHILIERDEDHSDTLIILQHPPVYTLGTSSSEKYLNFDIQNSPYDIYRTERGGEVTYHGPGQLVMYPILNLRYHKMDLHWYLRSLEEVIIRVLLSTFSVKASRLEGFTGVWVGNHKVAAIGIRVSKWVTYHGLALNVTADLAPFRHIVPCGIRDREVGNLKELLGTTEDANLMDVAHKSLIEEFSEVFQLSLDYRLISELDLPEGRS